One region of Chanodichthys erythropterus isolate Z2021 chromosome 17, ASM2448905v1, whole genome shotgun sequence genomic DNA includes:
- the LOC137005334 gene encoding calcium-activated chloride channel regulator 3A-1-like isoform X2 codes for MFTEGSIYLHQALEKKVYFKEATILVPPNWSGVKFDRASTESYEKAKIRIDNADSIEPYAHQYGECGDEAQYIHLTPNYLLNDSVIQLYGPRGKVLVHEWAHLRWGVYDEYSETKPFYLSNLRPAATRCSNLIDGLFYHPSADGSLQLCNIDPQTLLPTEGCKYFPNKNQYTESSIMFMPSLDSAITFCRAHEHIYEAPNLQNEKCGNKPTWNVIFEDSVDKDTLPSLKPMQSSPPAPIFKVVQREQRVICLILDVSTSMATDNRILRLQQAATLFLREIIEDQASVGIVSFSTDATLLSRLTTIDSESTREKLIKLLPSGANGWTYMCKGLDLGIKELETDNGNALGDEIIFLTDGEATDDINACSQNAIKSGAIIHTLALGPNADKLLEQMAKETGGIYFSPNDQITSNQLMDAFASLTLSNGDYTKDPVQLESVGKTTSDWFNGTVSVDQTVGNQTSFVIIFQSQFPSISIQSPSGSVYSETQMNHDPFLKTVTLNVPGTAEPGDWKYSIRTTTLQALTITVTSHAASADVPPIIVKTRINQQFSDGTKPLIVFAEVSQNYRPVINAEVRATLESQSGSAQELRLLDNGAGADAFKDDGVYSRYFTKFEKGRISLKVRVKNQDGQARITVQKKNGAPYVPGYVVNGVVELNPPKPQVSEEPLEVGSFTRTAIGESFEVAFTGTAPPNFPPNKITDLSAEIQEDSVLLSWTAPGEDLDQGTAKSYEIRWSYDHQMLRENFINGHVVNTAAVLPLEAGSVEQHSFNLSFTIQNGTTLFFAVQSEDEQNAKSETSNIAQVSKILPDPNPPGISNPGLNLTVLVISLCVVIMVICFVVAVITWSVRRRKRLG; via the exons ATGTTCACTGAAGGGTCGATTTATCTTCATCAAGCATTGGAAAAAAAGGTCTATTTCAAAGAAGCTACGATACTCGTTCCACCCAACTGGAGTGGTGTGAAATTTGACAGAGCAAGCACAGAGTCCTATGAAAAG GCCAAAATAAGAATCGATAATGCTGATTCAATTGAGCCATACGCTCACCAGTATGGTGAATGTGGAGATGAGGCTCAATACATTCATTTAACCCCAAACTATCTCCTAAACGACTCTGTCATTCAGCTTTACGGACCAAGAG GAAAGGTCTTGGTTCATGAATGGGCTCATCTGAGATGGGGCGTGTATGATGAATACAGTGAAACAAAGCCATTCTACCTTTCTAATCTCCGCCCTGCAGCTACAAG GTGTAGCAATTTAATTGATGGACTGTTTTATCATCCTTCTGCTGATGGATCTCTTCAACTGTGCAACATTGATCCACAAACTTTACTACCTACCGAAGGCTGCAAGTATTTTCCAAACAAAAATCAGTACACAGAGAGCTCCATAATGTTCATGCCAAGCCTGGATTCT gcAATCACATTTTGTCGAGCACACGAACACATTTATGAAGCCCCAAACCtgcaaaatgaaaaatgtgGCAACAAGCCGACGTGGAACGTAATATTTGAGGATTCTGTGGATAAAGACACACTTCCTTCTCTAAAACCAATGCAGTCCTCTCCACCAGCGCCAATTTTTAAAGTTGTGCAACGAGAGCAACGGGTTATTTGTCTCATCCTTGATGTCTCAACAAGCATGGCAACA GACAACAGAATCCTTCGACTACAGCAGGCTGCCACACTTTTCCTGCGGGAAATCATTGAGGATCAAGCCAGTGTTGGAATTGTAAGCTTTAGTACTGATGCTACGCTTCTGAGCCGCTTGACTACTATTGACAGTGAATCCACACGAGAGAAACTCATCAAATTGTTGCCAAGCGGAGCAAATGGATGGACATACATGTGTAAAGGCCTTGATCTAGGCATAAAG GAACTTGAAACAGACAATGGGAATGCATTAGGAGATGAAATCATTTTTCTGACAGATGGTGAGGCGACAGACGACATTAATGCATGTAGTCAGAATGCAATAAAAAGTGGTGCCATTATACACACACTAGCTTTAGGTCCCAATGCAGATAAATTACTGGAGCAAATGGCAAAAGAAACtg GGGGAATTTACTTCTCACCAAATGATCAGATCACCTCCAACCAGTTAATGGATGCATTTGCTTCACTGACATTATCAAATGGAGATTACACAAAAGACCCAGTTCAG CTAGAAAGTGTTGGAAAAACAACATCAGACTGGTTCAATGGGACAGTATCAGTGGATCAGACTGTTGGTAACCAAACCAGCTTTGTAATAATCTTTCAAAGTCAATTTCCTAGCATTTCCATACAGTCACCAAGTGGCTCGGTCTACAGTGAGACACAAATGAATCATGATCCATTTCTGAAAACAGTCACCTTGAATGTTCCAGGAACTGCAGAG CCTGGGGACTGGAAGTACAGTATCCGAACTACAACACTTCAGGCTCTGACTATAACAGTAACGAGTCACGCGGCGAGTGCTGATGTTCCTCCTATCATAGTCAAAACCCGCATAAACCAGCAGTTCAGTGACGGCACTAAACCCTTGATAGTGTTTGCTGAGGTCAGTCAGAATTACAGGCCTGTAATAAATGCTGAAGTGCGGGCTACGCTGGAGTCCCAATCTGGGTCCGCACAAGAATTACGACTCCTGGACAATGGAGCAG gAGCTGATGCTTTCAAAGATGATGGCGTCTATTCCAGATATTTCACAAAGTTTGAAAAAGGGAGAATCAGCTTGAAAGTAAGAGTGAAGAATCAAGATGGACAAGCCAGAATTACTGTCCAAAAAAAGAATGGCGCCCCATATGTACCTGGATACGTGGTAAACG GTGTGGTGGAGCTGAACCCTCCAAAGCCTCAAGTTTCTGAAGAACCACTCGAGGTTGGAAGTTTTACCAGGACAGCCATCGGTGAGAGTTTTGAGGTGGCTTTTACAGGCACAGCCCCACCGAATTTCCCTCCTAACAAAATCACAGATCTGAGTGCTGAGAtccaggaggactctgtgcttcTCAGCTGGACGGCTCCTGGTGAAGACCTCGACCAAGGGACAG CTAAATCCTATGAGATCAGGTGGAGCTATGACCATCAAATGCTTCGAGAAAACTTCATCAATGGTCATGTAGTCAACACAGCTGCCGTCTTACCGCTGGAGGCTGGATCAGTTGAACAGCATTCATTCAATCTCAGTTTCACAATCCAAAATGGCACCACACTTTTCTTTGCAGTTCAGTCTGAGGATGAACAAAATGCAAAATCTGAAACCTCTAACATCGCTCAAGTTTCAAAGATCCTCCCTGATCCAAACCCCCCTGGAATATCAAACCCAGGCTTGAATTTGACAGTTCTAGTCATTTCTTTGTGTGTAGTAATTATGGTCATATGCTTTGTTGTTGCTGTAATCACATGGTCAGTGAGACGCAGAAAACGCCTTGGTTAA
- the LOC137005334 gene encoding calcium-activated chloride channel regulator 3A-1-like isoform X1, with translation MDSRTVLVLLWMLLSSSTGIKLDGNGYVDITIAISSNVKEDSTLIDKIKDMFTEGSIYLHQALEKKVYFKEATILVPPNWSGVKFDRASTESYEKAKIRIDNADSIEPYAHQYGECGDEAQYIHLTPNYLLNDSVIQLYGPRGKVLVHEWAHLRWGVYDEYSETKPFYLSNLRPAATRCSNLIDGLFYHPSADGSLQLCNIDPQTLLPTEGCKYFPNKNQYTESSIMFMPSLDSAITFCRAHEHIYEAPNLQNEKCGNKPTWNVIFEDSVDKDTLPSLKPMQSSPPAPIFKVVQREQRVICLILDVSTSMATDNRILRLQQAATLFLREIIEDQASVGIVSFSTDATLLSRLTTIDSESTREKLIKLLPSGANGWTYMCKGLDLGIKELETDNGNALGDEIIFLTDGEATDDINACSQNAIKSGAIIHTLALGPNADKLLEQMAKETGGIYFSPNDQITSNQLMDAFASLTLSNGDYTKDPVQLESVGKTTSDWFNGTVSVDQTVGNQTSFVIIFQSQFPSISIQSPSGSVYSETQMNHDPFLKTVTLNVPGTAEPGDWKYSIRTTTLQALTITVTSHAASADVPPIIVKTRINQQFSDGTKPLIVFAEVSQNYRPVINAEVRATLESQSGSAQELRLLDNGAGADAFKDDGVYSRYFTKFEKGRISLKVRVKNQDGQARITVQKKNGAPYVPGYVVNGVVELNPPKPQVSEEPLEVGSFTRTAIGESFEVAFTGTAPPNFPPNKITDLSAEIQEDSVLLSWTAPGEDLDQGTAKSYEIRWSYDHQMLRENFINGHVVNTAAVLPLEAGSVEQHSFNLSFTIQNGTTLFFAVQSEDEQNAKSETSNIAQVSKILPDPNPPGISNPGLNLTVLVISLCVVIMVICFVVAVITWSVRRRKRLG, from the exons GACATGTTCACTGAAGGGTCGATTTATCTTCATCAAGCATTGGAAAAAAAGGTCTATTTCAAAGAAGCTACGATACTCGTTCCACCCAACTGGAGTGGTGTGAAATTTGACAGAGCAAGCACAGAGTCCTATGAAAAG GCCAAAATAAGAATCGATAATGCTGATTCAATTGAGCCATACGCTCACCAGTATGGTGAATGTGGAGATGAGGCTCAATACATTCATTTAACCCCAAACTATCTCCTAAACGACTCTGTCATTCAGCTTTACGGACCAAGAG GAAAGGTCTTGGTTCATGAATGGGCTCATCTGAGATGGGGCGTGTATGATGAATACAGTGAAACAAAGCCATTCTACCTTTCTAATCTCCGCCCTGCAGCTACAAG GTGTAGCAATTTAATTGATGGACTGTTTTATCATCCTTCTGCTGATGGATCTCTTCAACTGTGCAACATTGATCCACAAACTTTACTACCTACCGAAGGCTGCAAGTATTTTCCAAACAAAAATCAGTACACAGAGAGCTCCATAATGTTCATGCCAAGCCTGGATTCT gcAATCACATTTTGTCGAGCACACGAACACATTTATGAAGCCCCAAACCtgcaaaatgaaaaatgtgGCAACAAGCCGACGTGGAACGTAATATTTGAGGATTCTGTGGATAAAGACACACTTCCTTCTCTAAAACCAATGCAGTCCTCTCCACCAGCGCCAATTTTTAAAGTTGTGCAACGAGAGCAACGGGTTATTTGTCTCATCCTTGATGTCTCAACAAGCATGGCAACA GACAACAGAATCCTTCGACTACAGCAGGCTGCCACACTTTTCCTGCGGGAAATCATTGAGGATCAAGCCAGTGTTGGAATTGTAAGCTTTAGTACTGATGCTACGCTTCTGAGCCGCTTGACTACTATTGACAGTGAATCCACACGAGAGAAACTCATCAAATTGTTGCCAAGCGGAGCAAATGGATGGACATACATGTGTAAAGGCCTTGATCTAGGCATAAAG GAACTTGAAACAGACAATGGGAATGCATTAGGAGATGAAATCATTTTTCTGACAGATGGTGAGGCGACAGACGACATTAATGCATGTAGTCAGAATGCAATAAAAAGTGGTGCCATTATACACACACTAGCTTTAGGTCCCAATGCAGATAAATTACTGGAGCAAATGGCAAAAGAAACtg GGGGAATTTACTTCTCACCAAATGATCAGATCACCTCCAACCAGTTAATGGATGCATTTGCTTCACTGACATTATCAAATGGAGATTACACAAAAGACCCAGTTCAG CTAGAAAGTGTTGGAAAAACAACATCAGACTGGTTCAATGGGACAGTATCAGTGGATCAGACTGTTGGTAACCAAACCAGCTTTGTAATAATCTTTCAAAGTCAATTTCCTAGCATTTCCATACAGTCACCAAGTGGCTCGGTCTACAGTGAGACACAAATGAATCATGATCCATTTCTGAAAACAGTCACCTTGAATGTTCCAGGAACTGCAGAG CCTGGGGACTGGAAGTACAGTATCCGAACTACAACACTTCAGGCTCTGACTATAACAGTAACGAGTCACGCGGCGAGTGCTGATGTTCCTCCTATCATAGTCAAAACCCGCATAAACCAGCAGTTCAGTGACGGCACTAAACCCTTGATAGTGTTTGCTGAGGTCAGTCAGAATTACAGGCCTGTAATAAATGCTGAAGTGCGGGCTACGCTGGAGTCCCAATCTGGGTCCGCACAAGAATTACGACTCCTGGACAATGGAGCAG gAGCTGATGCTTTCAAAGATGATGGCGTCTATTCCAGATATTTCACAAAGTTTGAAAAAGGGAGAATCAGCTTGAAAGTAAGAGTGAAGAATCAAGATGGACAAGCCAGAATTACTGTCCAAAAAAAGAATGGCGCCCCATATGTACCTGGATACGTGGTAAACG GTGTGGTGGAGCTGAACCCTCCAAAGCCTCAAGTTTCTGAAGAACCACTCGAGGTTGGAAGTTTTACCAGGACAGCCATCGGTGAGAGTTTTGAGGTGGCTTTTACAGGCACAGCCCCACCGAATTTCCCTCCTAACAAAATCACAGATCTGAGTGCTGAGAtccaggaggactctgtgcttcTCAGCTGGACGGCTCCTGGTGAAGACCTCGACCAAGGGACAG CTAAATCCTATGAGATCAGGTGGAGCTATGACCATCAAATGCTTCGAGAAAACTTCATCAATGGTCATGTAGTCAACACAGCTGCCGTCTTACCGCTGGAGGCTGGATCAGTTGAACAGCATTCATTCAATCTCAGTTTCACAATCCAAAATGGCACCACACTTTTCTTTGCAGTTCAGTCTGAGGATGAACAAAATGCAAAATCTGAAACCTCTAACATCGCTCAAGTTTCAAAGATCCTCCCTGATCCAAACCCCCCTGGAATATCAAACCCAGGCTTGAATTTGACAGTTCTAGTCATTTCTTTGTGTGTAGTAATTATGGTCATATGCTTTGTTGTTGCTGTAATCACATGGTCAGTGAGACGCAGAAAACGCCTTGGTTAA